In one bacterium genomic region, the following are encoded:
- a CDS encoding Maf family protein: MRRLVLASTSPRRRELLAALGLAFEVAAPRFEEKSDPGLSPEAEAVEFAKAKARSLVPDFTDALLIGSDTLIEFQGRKLGKPRDAADARAMLRDLAGKPHLIHTAVAVIDAGSGVEEALLSRVKILMRPAADAEIAAYVATGEPLDKAGAYAIQGRGRELIAEVEGDYEAAVGLSTKDLIALLQKFGVRMSDGPEKHR, from the coding sequence GCCTCGCTTTCGAGGTGGCCGCGCCGCGCTTCGAGGAGAAGAGCGATCCCGGCCTGAGCCCGGAAGCCGAGGCCGTGGAGTTCGCCAAAGCCAAGGCCCGCTCGCTGGTGCCTGATTTCACCGATGCTCTGTTGATTGGCAGCGACACCTTGATCGAGTTTCAAGGCCGCAAGTTGGGCAAGCCCCGGGACGCCGCCGATGCTCGTGCCATGCTCCGCGATTTGGCCGGCAAGCCCCATCTCATCCACACCGCGGTGGCGGTGATCGACGCCGGAAGCGGGGTCGAGGAGGCCTTGCTGAGCCGGGTCAAGATTCTCATGCGGCCGGCGGCCGACGCTGAGATCGCGGCCTATGTCGCCACCGGCGAGCCGCTGGACAAAGCCGGCGCTTACGCCATCCAAGGCCGCGGCCGCGAGCTGATCGCCGAGGTGGAGGGCGACTACGAGGCGGCGGTGGGATTGTCGACGAAGGATTTGATCGCTTTGCTGCAAAAGTTCGGCGTTCGGATGTCCGATGGCCCGGAAAAACACCGCTAA